A region from the Kiritimatiellia bacterium genome encodes:
- a CDS encoding tetratricopeptide repeat protein: protein MLVVGVVGASTNEELTIRRDRARPSASPALEIRRVSEAVPPQRAAATNLVVPAVPAPPVAVLTSAPPAAPTPAPVSTGEAPVAVATSAPPVAPAAPAGGPVGLFFELFRGPSGAAPGAGAAVVTSAPPASRQLAPVAQEPTARAVVQRLEEAIALTREQRHEQAVPLLEEIIREDPGVTAAWEQLGWSYWALGRKEDAIALWRRLLALDPRNAAAWSWLARAAAAENDLERAIEYNRKSLELAPDNPGTRFDLARVLLWKGSSDEAIPMLESLLSADPNRLDVLMEYAKALTYAWQFERALPLWQRLREVAPDEPSYMGFEALCRLHTNDAEGARELARRVLDVVPDDATALDVMASLAEFGDKPAEAVPHLRRMMATAKTQLEKERYRARLIRLLVRLHKAEPRVYGLREAIDLSRERLAENPTSVDARLLLGELLLMDMMLPDAEREFIAVLRDRNPYNIRARKGLLEVYLAAKQYDAAREQLVALSRFNPQDPYLLYHLARIESARGDFYKAHEALRQLEQLGLQGAVAVLLYHGLLPSRYFTDALSVDRFREHMVALQKARVRFVRCSELPTVLGQRAATNEAIAVRPVLRGPGFARPAGGAVPLMVAVSFDDARRDSMRYGTQVGTELGLVFSMHVPVGYILQNHPFICTWDMLREYAKAGCWEFGGHMLEGAILTPVDASGRLWHALPNLIWRADLGRMETPAEYDQRLAREFRESRAILQRELGGPVNFVAYPFGDIGQEDETNVDDPVGRILTHARRHFQVGFIQSVFGYAVAGDDPLLYQRHEPDRWMSGEDVVDYLYEHHPVFLARRLRAEYCALEGKLYAARDALRSLEEAGYPERPLARVRKYVEERLAGTFRAPAERPGTIKKSPWTLELRKPYVGADAEYFRDNQDRQHWRLYGLAGLNVTPNLQLEGRAGIGHFRQDVTDLLTNAVVRRFGRRRIPTIEVSPIGRRYDVDERTVGGRAMFTFPNGVYLAGELLERMYAGDAHQQVLAGSLESQLRPVPPVDLLLRYEHDVHPSALAIVEDIRYHMLMGVANVRLQDPWSLLLSAIRYDFTDDNVRDHFAASTSWTLHERTGFRVGLRASWDSAEHESRAYWTPYHLQRYAIETGVRGNYLRMYYNVRLRLGIGREDVRPEEEERYRATVARARLLRFDPGPPPEEDWEPVLGLAISFRKPIGEHWVLNGEFSYNRNPNYNEISLLGGVRYKF from the coding sequence ATGCTCGTGGTGGGGGTGGTGGGGGCCTCCACGAATGAGGAACTGACCATCCGTCGCGATCGGGCACGGCCGTCGGCGTCGCCGGCGCTGGAGATTCGTCGGGTTTCGGAAGCTGTTCCCCCGCAACGCGCGGCGGCAACCAACCTGGTGGTGCCCGCAGTACCGGCGCCGCCGGTGGCGGTGCTCACCTCTGCGCCCCCGGCGGCACCGACGCCGGCGCCGGTTTCGACTGGCGAGGCTCCGGTGGCGGTGGCGACCTCTGCGCCGCCGGTTGCTCCCGCCGCCCCTGCCGGTGGCCCGGTAGGATTGTTTTTTGAGCTGTTCCGCGGGCCGTCGGGCGCAGCACCGGGGGCGGGGGCCGCGGTGGTGACTTCGGCGCCGCCGGCCTCGCGTCAGCTTGCGCCGGTGGCGCAGGAGCCCACTGCGCGGGCGGTCGTGCAGCGGTTGGAGGAGGCGATTGCGTTAACGCGGGAGCAACGGCACGAGCAGGCGGTGCCGCTGCTGGAGGAGATCATTCGGGAGGATCCGGGCGTCACGGCCGCCTGGGAGCAGTTGGGCTGGAGTTACTGGGCGCTGGGGCGCAAGGAGGACGCGATCGCGCTGTGGCGCCGGCTGCTGGCGCTGGATCCCCGGAACGCAGCGGCGTGGAGCTGGTTGGCGCGCGCGGCGGCGGCGGAGAACGACCTGGAGCGTGCGATCGAGTACAACCGGAAGAGCTTGGAGCTGGCGCCGGACAATCCGGGCACACGCTTTGATCTGGCCCGGGTGCTGCTCTGGAAGGGATCGAGCGATGAGGCGATTCCGATGCTGGAGTCGTTGCTGTCGGCGGATCCGAACCGGCTCGATGTGCTGATGGAATACGCGAAGGCGCTGACCTATGCGTGGCAGTTTGAGCGCGCGTTGCCGCTGTGGCAGCGCCTGCGCGAGGTGGCACCGGACGAACCGTCCTACATGGGCTTCGAGGCGCTCTGCCGGCTGCACACCAACGACGCGGAGGGGGCGCGGGAGCTGGCCAGGCGGGTGCTCGACGTGGTGCCGGACGACGCGACCGCGCTGGATGTGATGGCCTCGCTCGCGGAGTTTGGCGACAAGCCCGCGGAAGCGGTGCCGCACTTGCGCCGAATGATGGCGACTGCGAAGACTCAACTGGAAAAGGAGCGCTACCGTGCGCGCCTGATCCGGCTGCTGGTGCGGTTGCACAAGGCCGAGCCGCGCGTGTACGGGCTGCGGGAAGCGATTGATCTGAGCCGGGAGCGACTCGCGGAGAACCCCACCTCGGTCGATGCGCGTTTGCTGCTCGGCGAGCTGCTGCTGATGGACATGATGCTGCCGGACGCGGAACGAGAGTTCATCGCGGTGCTGCGCGACCGCAACCCCTACAACATCCGGGCGCGCAAGGGGCTGTTGGAGGTGTATCTGGCGGCGAAGCAGTACGACGCCGCCCGCGAGCAGCTGGTGGCGCTGAGCCGGTTCAATCCGCAGGACCCTTATCTGCTCTATCACCTGGCCCGGATCGAGTCGGCCCGGGGCGATTTCTATAAGGCCCACGAGGCGCTGCGGCAGCTCGAGCAGCTCGGCCTGCAGGGGGCGGTGGCCGTGCTGCTCTACCACGGGTTGCTGCCCAGCCGGTACTTCACGGATGCGCTGTCGGTGGACCGGTTTCGCGAGCACATGGTCGCGCTGCAGAAGGCGCGGGTCCGGTTTGTGCGTTGCAGCGAGCTGCCCACGGTGCTCGGCCAGCGGGCGGCGACGAATGAGGCGATCGCGGTGCGGCCGGTGCTGCGCGGGCCGGGATTCGCGCGGCCCGCGGGCGGCGCCGTGCCGCTGATGGTCGCCGTGAGCTTCGACGATGCCCGGCGCGATTCGATGCGGTACGGCACGCAGGTGGGGACGGAGCTGGGGCTGGTGTTCTCGATGCACGTGCCGGTCGGCTACATCCTGCAGAACCATCCCTTTATCTGCACGTGGGACATGTTGCGCGAATATGCGAAGGCGGGATGTTGGGAGTTCGGTGGCCACATGCTCGAGGGCGCGATTCTGACGCCGGTGGATGCGAGCGGCCGGCTCTGGCACGCGCTGCCGAATCTCATCTGGCGCGCGGACCTCGGCCGCATGGAAACGCCGGCCGAATATGACCAGCGGCTCGCGCGAGAGTTCCGCGAAAGCCGGGCGATCCTTCAGCGCGAGCTCGGCGGGCCGGTGAACTTTGTCGCGTACCCGTTCGGGGACATTGGCCAAGAGGACGAGACCAACGTGGACGATCCCGTCGGGCGGATTCTCACGCACGCGCGCCGGCACTTCCAGGTGGGGTTCATTCAAAGCGTGTTCGGCTATGCGGTGGCCGGCGACGACCCGCTGCTCTACCAGCGCCACGAGCCAGATCGATGGATGAGCGGCGAGGACGTGGTGGACTATCTGTACGAGCATCACCCCGTGTTCCTGGCCCGGCGGCTGCGCGCGGAGTACTGCGCGCTGGAGGGCAAGCTGTACGCGGCGCGTGACGCGCTGCGGTCGTTGGAGGAGGCCGGCTATCCCGAGCGCCCGCTCGCGCGCGTGCGCAAATACGTCGAGGAGCGGCTCGCCGGCACGTTCCGGGCGCCGGCGGAGCGGCCCGGCACGATCAAAAAATCCCCCTGGACGCTCGAGCTGCGCAAACCGTACGTCGGCGCGGACGCGGAATACTTTCGCGACAACCAGGACCGGCAGCATTGGCGGCTGTACGGGCTGGCGGGTCTGAACGTGACGCCGAACCTGCAGCTGGAAGGGCGCGCCGGCATCGGCCACTTCCGGCAGGACGTGACCGATCTGCTTACGAATGCCGTGGTCCGGCGCTTCGGCCGTCGTCGAATTCCAACGATTGAGGTCTCCCCGATCGGACGCCGCTACGATGTGGACGAGCGAACCGTCGGCGGCCGGGCGATGTTCACCTTTCCGAACGGCGTGTACCTCGCGGGGGAGCTGCTGGAGCGCATGTACGCGGGCGATGCACACCAACAGGTCCTCGCGGGTTCGCTCGAGAGCCAGTTGCGGCCGGTTCCGCCGGTGGATCTGCTGCTGCGCTATGAGCACGATGTTCACCCGTCCGCGCTCGCGATCGTCGAGGACATCCGCTACCACATGCTGATGGGTGTGGCGAACGTGCGGCTGCAAGACCCCTGGTCGCTGCTGCTTTCCGCGATCCGGTATGACTTCACCGACGACAATGTTCGCGATCATTTCGCCGCCTCGACGTCGTGGACGCTGCACGAGCGCACCGGCTTCCGCGTCGGACTGCGGGCCTCGTGGGACAGCGCCGAGCATGAGAGTCGCGCGTACTGGACGCCGTACCATCTGCAGCGATATGCGATCGAGACGGGTGTGCGCGGGAACTATCTGCGAATGTACTACAACGTACGGTTGCGGCTGGGCATCGGGCGTGAAGACGTGCGGCCGGAAGAGGAGGAGCGGTACCGGGCGACGGTCGCGCGTGCGCGGTTGCTGCGCTTTGATCCGGGCCCTCCGCCGGAGGAGGACTGGGAACCGGTGTTGGGGCTGGCGATTTCGTTCCGCAAGCCCATCGGCGAGCACTGGGTGCTGAACGGGGAGTTTTCGTACAACCGGAACCCGAACTACAACGAGATCTCGCTGCTCGGCGGCGTGCGGTACAAGTTCTGA
- a CDS encoding GGDEF domain-containing protein: protein MSSRFAAGRRRPDWTDPLTGAWNRRWLRARPRLRTPRDDQRLLAVMLFDADSLGRVNDREGFGAGDVCLVAVYRALVRALGPVTPIVRIGGDEFLASTRVPTRADAVRTARAALREISTDRELRRRRLGVSAGIALTRGGMCRDWLTLTDAAYRALSRAKRAGGRRVRTTWV from the coding sequence ATGTCCTCGCGCTTCGCAGCTGGTCGTCGGCGCCCCGACTGGACCGACCCGCTCACCGGCGCATGGAACCGCCGATGGCTGCGGGCCCGCCCGCGCCTGCGCACGCCCCGAGACGACCAGCGGCTGCTGGCGGTAATGCTGTTCGATGCCGATTCGCTCGGACGCGTGAACGACCGCGAGGGCTTTGGCGCCGGCGACGTCTGCCTCGTCGCCGTCTACCGTGCGCTCGTCCGCGCGCTCGGTCCCGTCACTCCCATCGTCCGCATCGGCGGCGACGAGTTCCTGGCATCGACCCGCGTTCCGACGCGCGCGGACGCCGTTCGGACTGCCCGCGCCGCGCTTCGAGAAATCAGCACCGACCGCGAGCTGCGGCGGCGCAGACTTGGCGTATCCGCCGGCATCGCGCTCACGCGAGGCGGGATGTGTCGGGACTGGCTCACATTGACCGATGCCGCCTACCGAGCGCTCTCTCGCGCAAAGCGCGCCGGCGGCCGGCGCGTGCGCACGACATGGGTCTGA
- the rsmD gene encoding 16S rRNA (guanine(966)-N(2))-methyltransferase RsmD, whose translation MGLIRITGGQWGGRRIRVPPRGVRPTSDRVRQGVFSSLAAAMPGARVLDLFAGSGAYGIEALSRGAAAACWVERDRAACAKLTENLRALMPAGPLPADWRVICADATRPDSYQAFGPFDLIFADPPYRFATEPSRLLALLRALAAAPILRPGGALVLELSRRTPLPPTADWTVERAHTVGESQWIVLRRTSAPACADANPPLC comes from the coding sequence ATGGGTCTGATCCGCATCACGGGCGGGCAGTGGGGGGGACGCCGCATCCGGGTGCCCCCGCGCGGCGTTCGTCCAACGTCCGATCGCGTCCGCCAGGGGGTCTTCTCCTCGCTGGCCGCCGCGATGCCCGGCGCCCGAGTACTGGACCTGTTCGCCGGCAGCGGCGCCTACGGCATTGAAGCGCTCAGCCGGGGCGCCGCGGCCGCATGCTGGGTGGAGAGAGATCGGGCCGCGTGCGCGAAACTCACCGAGAATCTTCGCGCGCTGATGCCGGCCGGCCCGCTGCCTGCCGACTGGCGCGTCATTTGTGCCGATGCGACCCGACCGGACAGCTACCAGGCGTTCGGCCCCTTCGATCTGATCTTCGCCGATCCGCCATATCGCTTCGCGACCGAGCCGTCGCGGTTGTTGGCGCTGCTGCGGGCGCTCGCGGCCGCACCGATTCTGCGGCCGGGCGGTGCGCTGGTGCTCGAACTGTCTCGCCGCACCCCGCTGCCGCCAACCGCAGACTGGACGGTCGAGCGGGCGCACACGGTCGGAGAGTCGCAGTGGATTGTGCTGCGGCGAACGAGCGCTCCGGCTTGTGCGGATGCAAATCCGCCGCTATGCTGA